In one window of Bdellovibrio bacteriovorus DNA:
- a CDS encoding MerR family transcriptional regulator → MLSIGRFAQLAQVSPRTIRYYESIGLIESGSRGENNYRYYDAVLVDKVEKIRNLQGLGFSLDEIKDIIQVSPNLFVQNLRKKLEEVDTEIATLRERRSKLKDLLSVSLKVDSRESINDTERKQYMDAIHEEILTKLKEKHGIVSEKHLQYLKRDRTYATEEQQDFLRALKRCLDFAKERNLRLGPVRGGAPSSLVLHALGANPLDPTQHEGFFPERLLTQAPEVHIDVEFERGQEFVDFCKETNRVLKYGKIEAFKMPFLDIMNNVDARLGTPIDYNSYDSDSDIVLKPFRTGDLEKIFDFDISPGAMIEMLDKSLPGHAGSEALKNYVRSQKIHSFRDVINITAVWRPYSPEMIDHLNQYRAAKINPFKHECLAPELQEYLKPNFGMVLYHEDILRILTYYTGWEAERCNRLRRDLFRANKKVAKEDLADYQELCQIAPPKVVQLILDKAPTSFCLPHAVAFAGFTKASAILQTLHRDIYFEEIKKWEDKNKFKWDDIGVAWEGFSILQT, encoded by the coding sequence ATGCTTTCAATTGGTCGTTTTGCCCAACTAGCCCAAGTTTCACCACGCACGATTCGTTACTATGAGTCTATTGGCTTGATAGAGTCCGGATCGCGTGGCGAAAACAACTATCGGTATTACGACGCTGTCCTTGTCGACAAGGTGGAAAAAATTCGAAATCTGCAAGGGTTGGGTTTCAGCCTGGATGAAATCAAAGACATCATTCAAGTTTCTCCGAATTTATTTGTGCAAAACCTGCGTAAAAAATTAGAAGAAGTTGATACCGAGATTGCGACGCTTCGCGAGCGTCGCTCCAAACTGAAAGACCTTCTTTCCGTATCACTTAAAGTGGATTCAAGAGAATCCATCAACGATACTGAAAGGAAACAGTACATGGACGCTATTCACGAAGAGATTTTAACCAAACTTAAAGAAAAGCACGGGATCGTTAGCGAAAAGCATCTGCAATATTTAAAGCGCGATCGCACCTATGCCACCGAAGAACAGCAAGATTTTTTACGAGCCTTAAAACGCTGCTTGGATTTTGCCAAAGAACGAAATTTAAGATTAGGCCCCGTCCGCGGTGGTGCGCCCTCAAGCTTGGTCTTACACGCCTTAGGGGCGAACCCCTTGGATCCAACCCAGCATGAAGGATTTTTTCCAGAACGTCTTTTGACTCAAGCCCCCGAGGTGCATATTGATGTCGAGTTTGAAAGAGGCCAAGAGTTTGTCGACTTCTGTAAAGAGACCAATCGCGTCTTAAAATACGGAAAAATCGAAGCTTTCAAGATGCCGTTCTTAGATATCATGAACAATGTCGACGCAAGATTAGGAACCCCGATTGATTACAATTCTTATGATTCAGATTCGGACATCGTTTTAAAACCTTTCCGCACCGGAGATCTAGAAAAAATATTTGATTTCGATATTTCTCCAGGAGCCATGATTGAAATGTTGGATAAAAGTCTTCCCGGTCATGCCGGATCCGAAGCCTTGAAGAACTATGTTCGTTCTCAGAAAATCCATTCGTTCCGAGATGTGATTAACATCACCGCCGTGTGGCGTCCGTATTCACCAGAAATGATAGATCACTTAAATCAATATCGTGCCGCCAAAATAAATCCATTTAAGCACGAGTGTTTAGCACCTGAACTGCAAGAATATTTAAAGCCCAACTTCGGCATGGTTTTGTATCATGAAGACATCCTACGTATTTTAACTTATTACACCGGATGGGAAGCCGAACGTTGCAATAGACTTCGTCGGGATCTTTTTAGAGCAAACAAAAAAGTCGCCAAAGAGGATCTTGCGGACTATCAAGAGCTTTGCCAGATCGCTCCACCCAAGGTGGTGCAGCTGATCTTAGACAAAGCCCCCACTTCATTTTGTCTTCCGCATGCGGTGGCTTTTGCCGGCTTCACGAAGGCGTCGGCCATTCTTCAAACTTTACATCGTGACATTTATTTTGAAGAGATCAAAAAATGGGAAGATAAAAACAAATTTAAGTGGGATGATATCGGCGTAGCCTGGGAAGGCTTTTCGATATTGCAGACTTAA